The Tripterygium wilfordii isolate XIE 37 chromosome 23, ASM1340144v1, whole genome shotgun sequence genomic sequence ctgcatggtatgggccaggcccaatggcctgtggatgggttggggcttggttattgagtgatggtcctcttgttCTATCAATGTCCAACATATCAACATCAAGAAATACAAAATTCACAGAATTCTCCAGAATTATTGAAGGGTATCCCTAGTTTTGGAATCTAAGGGTTCCACAGCAAAATTCATTACAACACTGGCCTCGATGTTGAAGTCGCTGCGTGTGTGtgcataagagagagagagatcataaTGCAGACAGAGATAACAGAGAGAGTGAAGATGGAGAGTTCAAACTAAAATTTTTTTGCTTTGAAAGTCTAGTCATCTCTGTGTAGTAATCAATTCCATTGTACAAAAAGCTAAGATGGCGGGGATTGTACGACAAACTATATCAAAAGGTTTCACATGTGTGAACTAAGGTGCTAAGGCGCTCATTATCCTGCTCTAACTCTCTTAGAACTACAAAATGACAGCTCTGTGTACATAAAAAAACGCGAGACAGTGCAGATGCAGCTAGACTGAAAAGGTTCCTCCACCAAGTCATGATGCAGGATTGTACCTGAGATGCTGCTCGTAGAAGTTGATCAACTGACATGAAAGGAGAAAAGAAATTAGTAAAGtaataagaatcaaagaaagagagaaaatgacTATGCAATAAGATTAATTAAATTACCAGAAGTGGATTGCTAGCCTTGAGAAATTGGTTATCTACCATTACTTCTTTCCCGTCAGACCTATTGAGCAGGCACAACAGAAATATCGAATGATTTGAAAATGTAAGAGATTCAAGAGAGAATAAAATCAAGAATTACAAGATCCCAGTCCATGTTTGTTGAAGATAGAATTCACATAGAGCACATTAAGCTTATTTTTTTAAGCAAAAATTGATTCTTGGTAATGGCTACGTAAGATGCATGAATATACATTAGACTGCAACACTCTACCCAGCTTCCTAGTCTTGAATAACTGGTTTTCATTTCATCAACTATTACAAGAAAGCTATAGATCCGATTGTTCTTGTGGAATTCACTTAGACCTAACGTCTCACATGGTTAGGTTCCTATTCCAACTCCATAATCGCTCAGTTTGGCTAGACATTATAACTGGCTTGGCTCAAGTAACGGAAAGGTTTTCTATTTGCAATTACAAGAAAAGGTCAAGTGGCCCAGACTTCCCTTAGGGAAGCAAATATAACCCAGATTAAAGCCAATGAGTAAAGGGTGCTTATGCGGAACCTCTTTTTTATCATTAGCTGATCTTTGTCTTCTTCTAGTGAACCACACATTACAAGTATATGAAATTCTAATAAGCGTGGAGTCATAGTCAGAAGAACAAAAGGGGTATATAAGAAGCAGATTTCCAATCAGTAAGATGTTCAATAGCTTAGGAAAACCTGTGAAGCAAGGAAAAGCAGAGAAAAACAAATTGCAGCAAAGAATGGTTTCCTAAAAGATCGAAGAAAACTCATGTAAAATTGCAACAATTAGAACTTGACTCCTGGAGCGCAATTTGCCCGTGGATTTATAAGTACATCCACTAGAATCACTAAAGCATTCATTTGCAAGAACCAAAGCATGTATCAAAAAGATACTTTAATAGAATTTTCCCTTGTTTGGAAAGGCTGCTAGCAAATCGTTTAAGGTCCTGAAGTATGACAGATGTGGGAGGCTGTGTTAATATTAGtttctttgtcattcaacccaataagcaAACTACTTGGGTCAGGgtgtttcacatcatttatacatattctaacactcccctcacGCGTGGGTTGGACAATCTGACAGTACAACACGTGCACAATAAACGAGACCCATCACTAGGATTACTTTCAcacaaggccctcacttggggcaacaacaaacacacacaaagaccCACACTTAGCAGCAACAACAAATGAGAGTTTCAATTGCAGAAttaaagtttgaacataagacctcctgcttcgataccatattaatattagttacttttccactcaacccaataagttaacttattgggttggggcatttcacattatttatacatattctaaccaTTTTTATATGGTTCCTAAAGACAATGTGAATACATGAAAAGTACATGCTATCTTAATATGCATTTTATTCTCATTGTACTCGGTAAAAAATCTGGTTAAGTTGACCCTATAGCTTTAGTTCAATAGATAAAAGCAATATACTCAGTACCACAAAGTGCTAGAAGTAGGAGCTCAATGACAAACCTCAATGCCAAAAAGGTTACCAATACGTCCTGAACATTGTCCGACACAGAAGTTGAATAGCCTATGGGCTTAATGATCTTGGTAATGGACGATGCAACAAAAGAACCATCAAACATGGGCATTAGACCTGAAGTATCTCCAATCAAGTCAGGATTTTCAATCCCTACCGGGGGAAGTAGGCCATTACAACCATTTGATGCAGAATACTGGCCAAAAGCAGGTTCAAAACAGGCAGAATCTGGCCTAAATCTCTTGACAGAACCAGATTTCCTCTTCCTAGCTCCAGTCCGGTGATTGCTCTGAACAGCTTCCATGTGATTAATCTTTGGAAGATCATTTGCTGGACCATCATTTTCAGGGGCCTTGCCTTCATGGAAATGTACTGCAAGCTTATCAGTGCTGACCTCATTAGTAGATAATGTACCTTTAAGCTCACTAAGCTTCGGATCATGTTCATTATCGTCTTTCCTTCCATGGATTCTAGCAAACCAATTCTCATCACCTTGCATAAGTGTTCTGACATTGTGGGTATTCCCATTATTCTCTACTTCAAGACCTGAACCTGTAAAATCTGTCAGAGCAGGAGAATTAGTAAGGTCTGAGTGGTTGGGAGTAGAAAAGTTTCAAGGCTTATCAATACCGACAATTTCAGCACCTGCTACATTGTACACAGCAACCAAGGAGTGTGGCTGTTTCTTCTTGGGCTGACTATGAGAACCCCCATAATTGCGCTTTCGTTTTCGAGAAGATTTACCAGATTGCAGGCTTCAATACCagggagaagaaaaaataaattagtatttatctgtattttacATGACAAATATACAGCAGGAAAACACAGGATAATTTAAGTTTGAAATCCAACATCTATTTTTCCTTATGCTTATGTGAGTATCCGACATCACGTCGTCAAATATAGTTACAAATAAAGAGACAAGATGATCAGTTATACCAAAATCAAATGAATACACAAATGACCGGGgcttttgggggggggggggtgtgtgAATCTTACCTctcttcgaaagcatcaacaaCATCAGGAATTGACTGCAAATTCTCTAATGGCTCCCAGGTGTTGGCAGTTTCCGGCCAGCCCCGCCTTGAAACAAACACAAATGTAATAGTTAAAGATCAACCCATACTCCACAACTTGACCAAATTTGAACAGAAAATCAGTATAGTTAACAATATCATCCTCCTGTATAAGTTCTTAAAGGACGTAAAGTAACAGTTTACTCACCATTTGATCAGATACTGGAGTTCACCCTGTTATTGCATATCATCATTCATCACCATCATTAAACAGTCGGAAAAATTCAGGGAAAAAACAATTAACAAGCAAGAAAATCCATCAGTTCAATCAGacaaaaaataacatattaatcTGGGCAAGCACTATAAAACATTCGAAATTCTTCCTTTCTCTCTAAATACTGATTGTTAAGTTTCGGAAAACCGATAAATAGAACAATGTATTAGACATAGACAGAAAGGTGTGACCTTTCGAACCCGCCTGCGACGAATAGCTTCGATTTCGTAAAACCCATCAGCGAGCTTTGGAcgttcttcctcctcctcctctccttctctctcttccccaTCAACACCTCCTtccccttcttctccttcttcctcttcttcttctgcttctcctccttcacgTTGCTGTTCTGGCAGCTTCAACTGCGTATCGAATTCGCCAGTGTTACTGGCTTCAGCCTCAACAATGAAGCCGATGTAGTTTGGATTCGGAGTAGCCTTCTTCTTCCCCTTCATTGTGTATATTACTCCTCCTAAATGCGCCTAAACTTGGATTTTGTGGTTTTATGGACTATTAGTACTCGCTTTCGTCCCTCTTTTAGGTAGTGAGTGGAGTGGGTGTTTGCCTCTGACAGGAAGGAAAATTGGgattttccttgattttctcttctcgtctttactTCTCCGTCGAGAGGGAAAAGTAAAGACGACAAGATTGTTGACGATCTCAGTTACTGCTGGCTTAAAACCAttttttcaaagaaaacattgctataaataatttatgatttgtgaaaaatatgaaaataaaaaaataaaaataaatgaaagatGATTTTAATTGCATATAATGAATCAATATAATTACTTTTAACCGATGAGGATTGACAATTGATTGaaattaggcatatgtgtgtcaaACTCTTTAAAGTccaatgagaaatatatttctgaATGATATTTAAAAAGTGTCATCTCTTTAATATTTATAGggagaaaatggaggaaaaatgaagaaaaatatttctAAAATGCTTTGTATGTTCTTTTCTTAGCTGGtgttaaaattgaaaataaatgaaaaatttcCTTTGTTTTCTGTTCTTTTCAAGGTAAAGATTTGTCAAATTTACAGGTCTTTGATGCAACACAACATAAGAGATGTTGTACAAATACTACAAACATGAAACAAAATGGAAAAGGAATAAATGTATTAGAGTTTTCTTGCCCAAAATGTATTAGAGTtttattggttttgattttcattaAATTACCTACGTGTCAcagtatatttttttaaaaatatataataaatatctAAAATACCAACTTGTGAGGCCACTTAGGAAGGgcacaaaaccaaaacaagagAGAGCTGGGGTAAAAGATGGCACGGTTTTAGCTTTCTCGTTTTGATCTAGTGGCAGTTGCGGGATACTAATAACTAGCATGtgattcttctttcttcttctctaacGGTTGTTGGTCTGCGTGGTATTGAATAGTGGTTCTTCGGTTGCCTTcaattgtatttaaaaaaaaaaattgtcaggACACATTATAGATTAGTTGAATTTTGACTTTTGTCAGTAAGCATCACCAATTTAATTGTTTGAAATGTCAAAAGTATGCCCGTATGAGTACTTttgaataattttaatttttggatACCTAAGTTAGAGGTTTGGAAATTTCGCTTTcatcaaaattatattttctacaaaaattaatatattcatAACGATTTATCCTACATttgcttataaaaaaagtaaaaaaattgaagttacCGTTAAAAGGGGGGCAAAAACTAGTGGAAGAGCAAAAAGAggtatatattttaaataaccAAAACTAAGGTGGCAAAAGTAGCAAAATAGCATGGTATTTACATTAATTACATGATACTCGCCGTCACATTAGGGTCAGGGTTTCCCTACTATGCCTTTTACTCGCCCAGATTTTCTTGGAGACaaacagagagagacagagagagagagagagagagagagaggcgggAAGAGCGAGAGAGGGAGAAAATGTCTTTTGCGACTTCTAGGGTTTTCAAAGCATGCAGGGCATTATTGGCTCCGGCGAGATCGTCGGCGGCGGCAGCCACTGCTTCGAAAGCGTCATCCACGGCTTCGAAAGCTTCATCCACTGTTACTGGGAAAATAAAGGCGAAGCCGAAGCCGAAGTTGACAACACCGACCTCGTCTAAGCCCACCGGCATCCTGAAGGTGACACCAGTCTCGCCAGCTCTCGGTGATTTCCTGGGGTCCCCGGAGTCCTCCCGTACCGAAGCCGTCAAGAAGATCTGGGCGCACATCAAGCTTCACAATCTCCAGGTCTTCGTTTACTCTCGCTGTCTTGCTGTGTCTTCATGTTTGTTAAACGCTAGTGTTGATCTGCTGCTTTGTATGTGTAGCCTATTCCTAATAATTTGTTTTGATGTGATTTCGCCATTATTGCAATGTTCGTTTAAGGTTCTTGATCTTCGTAGACTATGGATTTTGTTCTTGAGACCTTACTTTCGTGTTTCttgttatggttttttttttttttttgggtttttgttcttatttctCTCCCTTATGATATGCGTGTTAAACCCTagatttttttagggtttagtgttcttatatatTGTTTAGAAAAGGCAGACCTAGTGCCAAGATTACTTCATGCAATGTAGAGCTCATGAGTACAATTCCTAAAACTATCAGTGCTAAGCCAGACCACATCATACCCATTCCCTATCCCTCTGCACTGTGTGCcccggagttgtttacctttcctTATATGTGgttttttaatatttgaaatGTTTGCTTATACATGGTTTATATAAGGTTTGTTCATGgttcattttaattttctaaAAGTTGATGTTGTGATTATTATTGATGCTTTAGTATTGGCTTGTTGGGTTCTCTGTGTTTGTGTTTGGCTTAAATGCTTTGGTAAATGGATTTGAATTTCACCATGGTTTTTCCTCTGTTCCCTTGTAATTTGGTTTCCTAATGGACCAAAATTGCAACTTCCTGTCATCTTTTTGGTTGCTTACAAAGCAGAGAGAAATGATAGGAGAGCACTAGAGCAGAGAAGTTAAGTTTCTTGAATTATTTGTTGTGGTTATGTCTATTAAACTATGTAAAAGGATCTCTTCCACTTTTTGATGTGTAGGTAGCAGGCTAAAGTTAGGTCAGCTCTTTATCTTCTTAGgtctaaaattcaaaatttgaaaatgtaaTATTGTAGCCTAAAGGCATAATATGCTGTTGTGATGGAAAATTATTCATGTATATAATTCCTTGAAATCGATTTTTGTTCTCGAAAGGCAATGCCTTGGTAATGGGTGCTAAATTTTCTTCTGATTGATGCATAAAAAAGTGCTTAAGATTGTATAGATAACCATTTAGAGAAAAGGAAAGATAAAACATTTATATCACTGTTGCATAATGTAAAACATTTTGTTTTACTTTCCGAACTTACTCTTATTGGCGGGACGTGGTTTATGTCAGTTTAAGAATGATTGAGTCAAAGACTGAATTATCATATTTAAGCTTCTTTCACTATGATTTGACTAGAACAATCTGATGCAGCACTGAATAATTTGAAATGCATACCTTCAAAGTTGCTGCTGATCAATCTTTACCCATTTTAAGCTCGTCTTCTTTTTTAGGAAGAGATGATTGACAATTATATAGAGGACACAAGATGGCTACAGAGTCTTTTGTAAGACTGCACGTAATGTCCATTTTGTCTTAATTTAATGTGCAAATAATGTATGGGTgggctgaattttttttttgaattgtagAATGTACCCTATATAGAAGGGTACCAAGAGGAGTGCCTGAAgatggttgtgttgattttagtGTATCTTGATTTCATGTTCAAACATTAATCGCTATACCCTAGTTTGTCCTCTCTTTAGGTCTTGATTAGTACCattctttttttgaatatatgTGATGCTTACTGTTCTTTGAAACCAAAAGGATTGAGGAACTTTATGGTCTATCAAAGTATCATTGGTTAACAGATGTGGATTATTTTGGCTGCAGAACCCAGCAAATAAGAGGGAAATATTTTGTGATCAGAAGCTGAAGAACCTATTTGATGGGAAAGACAAAGTTGGATTCTTGGAGATTGGAAAATTGCTGTCCCGCCATTTTGTGAAGACTGATTAACTTCTGATTAGGATATGTATTCGGTGTTTTAGCTTTGTAGTGGCTTCCCCAACCCTCGGAAGAGCGAGCTCTTATGAACTAAATTTGCGTCCTTTTGCTTGTTATGTCACTTTCAGGGCTGGGTTTATGTATTATAACCAGTTTTCAGTGGGACGTATTGTGAAATTAATTTGGCAAGTGGTATACATTGTTTTTAACTCcacttcttgtttttcttttccttattgcTGCCCTTTTCATTGCTTATGAATTTAATCATATATTGCCTGCCCTAATGGTAGGTATACCAGTAGCTGATATTCTAGTTATCTCAGCTTTTTGTTGGCCGTTGTGGAGTTGCATGATTTTGATTTCACTTCGTCCAACGGGATAACTGGGATACCATATCTCAGCTTTTTGTTGGCCGTTGTGGAGTTGCATGATTTTGATTTCACTTCGTCTAACGGGATAACTGGGATACCAAAGTGATGCGATGAGATCTTATcatttttgatttcttttcgTTATATATTTCCACTTTTTTAAATCCCAATATTAatctaaatttatttatttgttttatgctGAGGGGCCTGAGGCCCAAAGAAAAATAGAACATGAAGAACAACAGTTAAAAGGCCCAAACTATGCAAAACAAGCCCAAGGCGGAAAACATGATTGCGCAAACTGCCGGGTGCCAACTGATTCACGGGTTCCAGCACACTCCTCCTctgatcctctctctctctctacacatTTCTTTGATGCCAATACTCTCGTCCTCTACAAACCCAATCAAAAATCTCTGCATCTTCTCATCCAATCTTTGGTCGCAAGCCAGCTTGTGCAGTTCGTTACGATCCAAACCTGTCGATTCATTCCTTCACTGTCTCTCTCTGACTCGGAGATCGTCTGACATTCCAATGGCGATCCCTCCTAAGCCGACGTCCATGGCTGCAACTACTTCCGGAGGTAGTGTGGATGGCGAGGAGGGCATCGCGAGGAGGTTCTGGATCAAATTCCGCCGCGAGTCGATCTTTGCCATGTACACTCCATTCGTGCTCTGCCTTGCCGCGGGCAATCTCAAGATTGAGAGCTTCAGGCATTACATCGCTCAGGATGTTCACTTCCTCAAGGCATTTGCTCATGCGTAAGTTGATTTCTttgtgattttgaattttttttttctgttcttttatttgcttggttgcttTCAAAGGGCTCATAGAATAAAGTAGAGCtgttagaatatgatattttcttGTTATTTGCGCAAATATGTTTTGTTTAGGTGGCCGAGAAAGTGTGATGCTCAAATGGAACATTGTTTGAACTTGGAAGGGGTTCTTATCTGCGGATATTGATTATTTTGGAAATATCTTATGGATTGCTAATTCAATTTTATTTGATATGGAGAGGATAGGAAAACATTATTGTTTTAAACAGCTATTATTTAGTTTCTTGATGAATCATTGTTTGTTTTGTCATCAGTCATCAAATTGCCGGTCGTTTGCCATCATTTCACCTGCCTATGTCCCTTTTTTGGTCATTTCTCAACCGTTTTGCTGTGCTAATGAGGTTTTTGGTTACATAAAGTTCATGGAAACAAATTATATGCCAACTCATAATTAATCTAGGGTTAATTATAAATTTTGAGCGGTGTTCCTGAGAATGcgcaatgattttttttatattgttaAAAATGGTTTAATCTAGGTCACCAAGTGGGTGCTGACCCATAGCAGCATTAGAACTTAGAAATTAGAATCAAGCTTGGGTAATGGTTGATTTTGGATTTTAAGTTGTTGGAATTAGCCATTCTCTATGTTAAGGTTGGGAAGGGAAGAAGAATAttatgttttgtgtttatttgtgtttgggACCTGACAAAGTTGTAGGCGTAGCTTCCAGTTATGAGTTTCATTCAATTGACTGGTATTTTGCtatgttttattttatatatttgggAATTCAAAGGGAACTTGAGTCATGTACTCAGGTTGTTGGAGGATGATCAGATTGTTGTTATATGCATATAGCCTTTGCAGACATCACAGGATCAAAAAATGTTTTGGTTATCTGTTAACTAGAAATAATGCTCTTTGTTTATGGGCATGCAATGGTCGTTCTGCCCCCAAAAAATTTATTGCTCTTTGTTGGATGTACAGGTATGAGTTGGCTGAAGAGTGTGCTGATGATGACGATGCAAAAGTAGCAATCTCTGAGTTGAGGAAAGGTGTTTTAGACGAACTAAATTTGCATGATTCATTTGTACGGGTACGACAAGAGCTTTTCTCTGCTCATTAGCTTTGTTTAACTGTTGAGAACTTTATAGAAAAGAATAATGAAGCTAAAATTATTGTTACATTCCTGAAAAGGTTTTTGATTTGACATTTTGTACTTCACATAGTGCTTGCTTTAGATCATAGGACCTAAAAATATACTTGGCATGCTATAGAATTCAAGCCTTGGTGGAACTTGTTCATGGACACAAGCCCAGAACACCATTCTCATGTTGAACGAGGAGCTGGTGTTATATTTAAGGACGTGAAATACTGGTTGTGTAGCGTAGGTGATCACTTTAAATATCAAACATTGCCAAGAAAGAAGCTAGTTGATTTATTAAACATATGTTAAATATCTTATCTTGAAGAGAAGCAGTTGCGGACCTAATCTTCCACTACTTAGCTTAAGTCATGGTTATGAATGAATTCTCATTTAAGTTCCTCTAATGCTTACCCTAGGATTCTTGGTTTTTGCGTCCAAATCTAATCTTATAAGCAAAAAGAGAAACAATATAGCCCCTAAATACTCTTAGCCAGTAAGTTACACATCAATTTTACTTGGCATATGCACTCCTTTTCTTGCTCTGCGAGGTGTTTCtactttttaatattttgactTCTTGAATTATGAAGGAATGGGGTTCAGACCTTGCTAAAGAGGTAACCGTAAACTCTGCAACAGTTAAATACACAGACTTTCTTGTGGCAACAGCCTCTGGGAAAGTTGATGGAGTAAAAGGCGCTGGTAAAATTGCAACTCCTTTTGAAAGAACAAAATTTGCAGCCTACACACTTGGAGCCATGACACCTTGCATGAGGCTATATGCCTTCATGGGAAAGAAGTTCCAGACTCACGTAGATCCTGCCGAAGGCAATCATCCTTCCAGGAAGTGGATTGAGAATTATTCATCAGAAAGTTTTCAGGTATATCATATTGTACAGCAGGTGATTTTTTAAGTTTATTTAAATGATCTATCTAATTGTACTTTGCTGACTACAGTCTTGGAGGAAAATACTTTACATAAATGACCTTTTTTGCTCAACTATTATATCATTTGATTTAGGCATCAGCTCTGCAAACCGAAGACTTACTGGATAAACTTAGCGTCTCATTTACAGGAGAAGAGCTTGACATCCTTGAGAAGCTGTATTACCAGGCCATGAAGCTGGAAATAGAATTTTTCTGCGCGCAGCCGCTACATCAGCCTACTGTGATCCCTCTAGTAAAAGAACATAATCCTGCAGAAGATCGTCTTCTGATATTTTCTGATTTTGATTTAACTTGCACTGTTGTTGATTCATCTGCTATTTTGGCGGAGATAGCAATAGTAACTGCACCAAAATCCGATCAGGCTCGACCTGAAAGTCAACTTACTCGGATGTCATCCACTGAGCTGAGGAACACATGGGGTCTTCTTTCAGGACAATACACAGAAGAGTATGAACAATGCATAGAAAGCATTATGCCCTCGGAGAAAGGTCTAACAAATTATTCAACCTTTTGTATGATACTGCAAGATAACCATTGTTTGGAAGCAAGGGTTGGAGTTAAAACATTTAAATAAGATTACTAGGTCCAGTAAATTTTTCCTTatggttttccttttctttgggTTTGTAGTTGAGTTCAACTATGAGTCCCTACGTGGAGCATTGGAGCAACTCTCAGAATTTGAGAAAAGGGCTAATTCTAGGGTGATTGAGTCAGGGGTATTGAAGGGTCTGAATCTTGAAGATATAAAACGCGCTGGTGAACGGCTGGTTCTTCAAGATGGTTGCACTGGTTTTTTCCGGAAAATTGTCAATAGTGAAAGTCTGAATGCAAATGTGCACATTCTTTCTTATTGTTGGTGTGGGGATCTCATTAGGTCAGCTTTTTCTGCAGGTATGTTTTCCAGATTTGCATGCTGCAGGCTCATTATTAATTGTTTTCTGTAAAGGGGTCAGTAGTCACAAGTTCCACATGCTAGCATAACCTTTCTCACTCTGTGTATAAGATCTCTTTATCTTTATGGGCTTTACGTTGTATTATTCCTTTGATACTGATTTTTACgaaaaaacttgacttattCTGAGAGTTTTATTTTGACGAGTTTGGATGTTGAGTAAGCATATAATGTCTTTTGTTTGATGCTGTTGCCAGCTTCTATCATAATTCTTCTTCATAAAGTAATTGCTTGTTTTCGGATGAGTCTTCGCTTTAGATTTTAGTTCTCAGAAGCAGAGATTACTTTAAAACCTCGCTAAATCCATTAGGTTgatcaattatatttttttgaaattgaattttgttGAATTATATTACCATAGTCTCAGCTTTCCCTGATTTCAAAGTTTAACAAATATGATTTGAGATGGAGGAA encodes the following:
- the LOC119992620 gene encoding chromo domain-containing protein LHP1-like, encoding MKGKKKATPNPNYIGFIVEAEASNTGEFDTQLKLPEQQREGGEAEEEEEEGEEGEGGVDGEEREGEEEEEERPKLADGFYEIEAIRRRRVRKGELQYLIKWRGWPETANTWEPLENLQSIPDVVDAFEESLQSGKSSRKRKRNYGGSHSQPKKKQPHSLVAVYNVADFTGSGLEVENNGNTHNVRTLMQGDENWFARIHGRKDDNEHDPKLSELKGTLSTNEVSTDKLAVHFHEGKAPENDGPANDLPKINHMEAVQSNHRTGARKRKSGSVKRFRPDSACFEPAFGQYSASNGCNGLLPPVGIENPDLIGDTSGLMPMFDGSFVASSITKIIKPIGYSTSVSDNVQDVLVTFLALRSDGKEVMVDNQFLKASNPLLLINFYEQHLRYNPAS
- the LOC119992646 gene encoding upstream activation factor subunit UAF30-like; protein product: MSFATSRVFKACRALLAPARSSAAAATASKASSTASKASSTVTGKIKAKPKPKLTTPTSSKPTGILKVTPVSPALGDFLGSPESSRTEAVKKIWAHIKLHNLQNPANKREIFCDQKLKNLFDGKDKVGFLEIGKLLSRHFVKTD
- the LOC119992433 gene encoding bifunctional TH2 protein, mitochondrial-like isoform X2, producing the protein MPILSSSTNPIKNLCIFSSNLWSQASLCSSLRSKPVDSFLHCLSLTRRSSDIPMAIPPKPTSMAATTSGGSVDGEEGIARRFWIKFRRESIFAMYTPFVLCLAAGNLKIESFRHYIAQDVHFLKAFAHAYELAEECADDDDAKVAISELRKGVLDELNLHDSFVREWGSDLAKEVTVNSATVKYTDFLVATASGKVDGVKGAGKIATPFERTKFAAYTLGAMTPCMRLYAFMGKKFQTHVDPAEGNHPSRKWIENYSSESFQASALQTEDLLDKLSVSFTGEELDILEKLYYQAMKLEIEFFCAQPLHQPTVIPLVKEHNPAEDRLLIFSDFDLTCTVVDSSAILAEIAIVTAPKSDQARPESQLTRMSSTELRNTWGLLSGQYTEEYEQCIESIMPSEKVEFNYESLRGALEQLSEFEKRANSRVIESGVLKGLNLEDIKRAGERLVLQDGCTGFFRKIVNSESLNANVHILSYCWCGDLIRSAFSAGMFSRFACCRLIINCFL
- the LOC119992433 gene encoding bifunctional TH2 protein, mitochondrial-like isoform X1, which produces MPILSSSTNPIKNLCIFSSNLWSQASLCSSLRSKPVDSFLHCLSLTRRSSDIPMAIPPKPTSMAATTSGGSVDGEEGIARRFWIKFRRESIFAMYTPFVLCLAAGNLKIESFRHYIAQDVHFLKAFAHAYELAEECADDDDAKVAISELRKGVLDELNLHDSFVREWGSDLAKEVTVNSATVKYTDFLVATASGKVDGVKGAGKIATPFERTKFAAYTLGAMTPCMRLYAFMGKKFQTHVDPAEGNHPSRKWIENYSSESFQASALQTEDLLDKLSVSFTGEELDILEKLYYQAMKLEIEFFCAQPLHQPTVIPLVKEHNPAEDRLLIFSDFDLTCTVVDSSAILAEIAIVTAPKSDQARPESQLTRMSSTELRNTWGLLSGQYTEEYEQCIESIMPSEKVEFNYESLRGALEQLSEFEKRANSRVIESGVLKGLNLEDIKRAGERLVLQDGCTGFFRKIVNSESLNANVHILSYCWCGDLIRSAFSAGSVNALNVHANEFTFAESISTGEITTKVESPIDKLQAFDTILKDYGEDRKNLMVYIGDSVGDLLCLLKADIGIVIGSSSSLRRVGSQFGVSFIPLFDGLVKKQKEYVEGSSSNWKGLSGNLYTVSSWAEIHAFILGW